ACAGTTGTTTTCCATCATGTTTGAGCTATTATTTGCATAAATCCATATAGTTGATATGCACCCTTAAACTAAGAAGTGCAATCAACATTCTGGTTTCCATTTAAAAGTACTAGTTAGTGGTGTGTCCCAATGCACATAAACAATGCAGGGAGGATAAAAGATAAATAATACACTTACGGAGGTTTAACCAACTGTTAAGTAGGGCTCGTGCACTTCATGGCCCgataacaaaaaagaaagaaattacacGTCGCAAGCATTTTTGAGAGACATGATGTGGGCAATGTGGCACTGCTTCCAATGGAGCAGAGAGATATGTTATGATTCCAGATTTCCAACAACATTTCAAGGGTACCTTTGGAATAAAAAAATGGAGACACAAGAGCCTTTCAAATGGAAGCTTCCAACCCAGGAGTTTCAATTTAATCGTAGTATAGATGCAGCTAATTAAAACTACATAAACTTAAGgactattagacaagttcctttAAAGCAGATTGTTGACCAAGCTAATTAAAACAGAATGAGTACTACATTGAAAATCTTGAAATATTTCCTAACAGAGACAAAGTAGGCATAGAAGGTTTGTTATGCCATAACTTTGACGGATCCTAAATTAAGAAATCTGGATTCTAATCAGCAGGATTAGGCTGCCTAAACCAGTTGGTGCAAACAGTCACAAGTTCAGCAATCAGGAATTAGCAGAGTTAGatatttgaaattcgaaaaacAATTGgcaatttcatcaaaaataaaaaaaaatctggcaatttcatcaaaaatatggAAAGAGTTCCAAGAActaaaaactagaaatatttaaaaagttctatttgtttacTTAAAATAGATAtaggaaaagcaaaataagAATTGGCAGCAAAAAACAatacaacaaacaaaaataCATGGTATCAATAGGTTTTAACGCATAGAAATTTCTTAAATTAGTTGTGAATATATCATGAATGAATCAAAGAATCCATGcagaatttaaaaataattgaaaatttCTGGATTGTTAGTTGATGGAGAATAAATCATAGAATTAGTTGGCCATGAGAAAATTGAGAATAATTcaagaatttttttaataattcacAGAATAGCATTACTGCAAGTGCAAATTATAAAAGTCATGACTTGAGTAGTTTCATCAAGATAGAAGTAGTTTGCTCAAATCAAacaagtaaacaagagatatatcaGAACATCAATATGCACTAACTTCTAGTACATCTGTTCAAAAAATATAATGAAATGGTATGTTGAAGTCAAGATTCCAAAATGCTGACATATTGGTCATCTTGGTGGGTCACCAAGACTGAGATGGACCAAGATCTCAGTTACTTTCAGTGGACATGGGAGGTGGAAAATTTTGGAAATCCGAGATTTTCTGAGATCCCAGCTGGTAATATCAGAATCGAGAAATTAAAATACCACCAATATGGTAAATCCAGAATCAGCAACTATTTTTAGGTCTCACTTTTGAGATTTATTAATCATAATGTCTATTTAAAGAAGCAAcaaaatgtgattagaaaatataGACCGACATATTGTTATCGCATCAATCAATATctcagatatatatattttataatagcCAAGATAAAAAAAGCCCCAGATTTTTTATCTCACATATCAAAGGTTGCTCAGTATCAACACAAACAAAGATCTCAGCCAGATGAGAGCCTTGGTTGAAGGAGATCTGAAGCATATTAAATGAGAATAGTCtttaaaaattacaaaaatgaaAGTACAGACACTGCAACACTAAATGATCCAGATACGATAATACTGCATTGCGCAATCCAGCCAATTGCGTGCTATATACATGTCCCAAAAATCAGTGTCCAACCATATGTtcatatttaatattatttggTCCCATATCATCGGGGAAAAAAACTATAAAGATCTAAAGGATGGAACCCTGTTAGCAAGCAACAATTACTAAAACCATTCACATAACGATTGGACAGCTAGATAGTCAACAAGTGGCAGCAGATATTGAGAGGAAGCATGGGATATAGTAAACAAATGGCTCAGATAAACATCAGCTATCGATCAGATCATCCAATTTTTCAGGACCACTATTGCTAATAAAACCAACAGTAACCAAAGATTCTGGCACTACAGATTATATAAGATAAGCACCACATCCATGAACCCATAACCTAACCCTCTTATCAGTTCCGAGGGGACGGAAACGGAAGCAATAATATAATCTTAAGGGATTCAAATTAAGGACCATCACATGGAAAAATCAAGCCCTCAAAATCATTAACTCCACAGCATAAATAACAGAACAACTAGCAAATCATGCTGTAATGTCACTAATCTTTCGGAATCCACAGGACAGAACAGAAGCATGAAATTCTATTAAATTGTAAGCAGCAACCATGAAGCATCTTACCAAATAGAACTTCTTACAAATTCATAAAAAATCTGAAAAAACATGCataaaagcatcatataatgaGAAACAAAATGGGCAAACACATCGAAACAAATCACCCACGACTACTTAAAAGAAACTCCATGTAGCTCAAGGTAAACATATGGAAACTCATATCTCAACATGACGTGACCGACAGCTATTGCCTGCTATAATCTTCGCGATCCCATAAGACTGAATAGAAGGAGATATAACTTTGCCAATCGAAACCAAACCAAGATGAAGCCATATCTTCAAGAAAGCCAACACGAATTACAGGGCTAGAGGCAACTAGAATTAGAGAGAATTAGTacaaaaccctaaaacccctaaAATCTAAAACCCAAAACGTTactgaaaaagataaaaaaaatttgtaagTAAAAAAACACGCATCAGCACCAGATTCCAAACCCTAAAGCAAAAGAGAGCCGATCAAACCATCAAATcggataaaaagaaaagaacgaaGACGAAAAGAGGGATAAAGAGAGTTGGGGATCGACCTGCTCTGCGTGACGTCGTAGATCTGGCCCTTGATGGCCATGAGTAGGGGCTTCTTAGGATCGGAGCCATCGTAAGCCTTGAGCTCCTCCTCGGTGACCTCGCCAAGCTGGACGGGGGGCGGGAGCGGCTCCACCGCCTCGAACTCGACCTCGCGCTTCATCGGGGCGACAGGAGGCCGCAGGAAGCCGGAGACGACATGGTAGAAGGCGGCAGCCAGGGCCAGCACAGTGAAGAAGGTCGCCGGGGACAGCCCCGTGTAGGCCTCGATCGCATGCTTCAAAGTCTCCCACAGCTCCGCCACCGCcattctccctctctttctctcgcaCCCCTTTTTTGGGggctcttctcctttttctcctctttccttctcttttacGAGATAAGCAGCGAAAAGTATTCAGAGAAGGAGCAGGTGGCCTTTGTCCTTATATTCCACTATGGATTCGTGTGAGGCCTGAATCCGGACGGGtaggtgggccaataaaatcataCTAAATAGGCGAGCGAGGAAATAAAATACTTGGCACGtgagagggagaaaaaaaaaaaaccatgggtTGAGATTTTAATTATGGATTTCATGCCATTAACCAAACCATTTACATACATCCAAAGACGAACAGAATTGTAAACTCAATCACCTTTTTTACTGCTCACATTGGAGAGAGATCTTTTGGACATGTTATGTAGCTGTGCCCTCCGTCTTTacgtaattttctttctctcgattttgctggttgtactcATATTGGCACTGTGTAAGCTATCGTTGtatcaaaaaaattaattatttttttattactagTACTCTAAGATAGGGGCACGACTGAATTGCAcatgaaaataaaatacaattattgaattttttattttaaatattatcttgaatatttttattggtaaataaaaataatagaaaataaataagtaaaatagaTTTGTTCCTTGGCTATGGCAACGCTTGTTTaggtttcttctatttttctaaatattataaaataattttttatcttattttaatttaaatatatataataaatataattgtTTAAATTTAAGAATGGAGACAAGAATCAAGTTGAGACGGTATTACTACTACATATGTTTCTTGTAGCATAGACTTTGAGATATGGTTTCATGCCAAAAAACAAATgtaaaattaattataaaaaagaaaaaatgagtagaataaaaatagataatataatatcaactcatcctcttttttttctataaacATTTAAAGAGAGTGAATAAGAAGATTAAAGTGGAGAAATGGGTGTTAAATAGGAAGGGGAAGGGGGCATTAGAGAATTAAGATGATGAGAGAGGATAAGGTGGGAGACACACACGAGAACTATAGAGAGAGAATAGAAATTTTCATTTCACAGCAGCCAAATTTATAAATAccatataataaaatttttaaagctTTATACATGGACAAACTTGACAAACTTAAGTATCGTACACTTTCTCTTTTGATATGTATAGATTTATATTAACTACTAAAAAATATgctcttttttatatttttatttatttattaaggaAAAGTAATATATGAATTGAAAAGAATGGCATTAGTATTTGGTAATTAAGGATTTCATCGGTTACTTGAGTAGTAATGCAACTCCTAGTGAGACATATTAATCTCCTTGGTCACATATCGTTTTGTGTGCCTAAAGGAACGTTGTTGACTTTACTCAAAAATCCAACATGTTATTTGACTTGGGTGTAAATTTGAGGGTACCAAAGAACTGAAAATTCTTCATTAGACTTGTATTTGGTTAGAGGTGAAAAGGAAGTGCCAACAACTCCTATACAAGATTTTGAAAAAGTAATCATTAATTTCATTTTAATATTTCTACTCTAAAATTTAcaatggaattttttttttagtccaGCCTTTGTAAGTGATACACAAGCTGATCTCCTTCGAAGTTAAAAATTACAGTTGAGTTGTTTTTTTAAgtttaatttcttatttttgctCGATAAATTCATGAATGCACTTCTTTTTGCAAGAATATGACATGTCATgtgtctttttttatttttaaaatcaaataataattactactaattactaaaaaaatataatttagtaATAAAAATATGATGCTATCTAACACAAGATAAATATCTTTGGTTAATTATACTGGTATTTCAGTTTTAATATGTTATTGCCACTAAAACCAACACCAGAaaagttataaaaatataaattttatatgttaCCATATATAAAGCTAAAGGTTGGATGCTGGTACAAAGCTTAGGGCCTCACCTCCCCTCACTATCCCCAAaccaaaatataaataataaacaaataaataaaggtATTCATCTGCCATGGTGTTTTAGTCTATTTTTTCCTCCTcacctaaaaaaagaaaatgtataatttttcttttttctttttcttttcacaaTGAGCTTCATaagagattaggattaaaagatAGGTGCCATCAAAATCATCCtttgaatatttaaaaaaaaaatctgaaaaaaaagatTCAGAGCATGGAGAAAATTAGGATTAAAAGGATCCAGAAAATTAGAGCATCCTTTTCTAAAATCCCTATGACAATTCTCTAGTCAAGGAAGCTTGGGTTTCCTCCCTCTGGAATTAATTTGCAAAGCTGGCCCTGAGAATATTGAGCACCTTCTGCTTTTGCCCCTTTGCCAAAAACATCTGGAACCTCATCAAATCTGGCAACCAACTAAACTGGAGAAGACAGCAGTCAATCTAAGATTTCCTGTCATCTCCTAAATCCAACAGGCATCTATCATCCATTCTTCAGGCTTGGTTCTTTCCATTCATTGTCATCTACTGGTCTCTCTCACAAAAGCTGTTCATCTCTTGGAAGATTTATTCTTGAGAAATCATCTTCCTCTTTTCATAAATCTGTACTGCTACTAGATAACTGCAACTCCTTTTGACCTCTTCTTCCATTGCTTTGTGGAAGTAGTTGTATCCATACTGTACCTTTCTGCATTTCTTATGAAGCGGGTGGAGTTCATCTCCTCCCTTTCataaaaaagaaagggggataggaatttattttttttgaacttaCAGTGCAAAGATTTGGGAACAACAATGACCTACAGCCACAGTGGTGATTACATTGGAGTCTGCATCCTTTGTGCAGCCAAAACATTATTAGGAGTCCAAGAAATCGCCAACAAATTTTGCCACATTTAAAGAATTCTGGTGCACTGATTTAATGTTAGAAATcatgaaaataatttatatagataaaaaaaggaAGATATTAGATCTGTGCACATGGTCATATGTTTCATAGCAATGAGAAACAGATGTTTGTTTCCCTTACATCTCTAATTTGTTCTTAGGCATTTTACCTGTCATCAGGCATTATATATCTTTGACAAATGGTGTGCTTATCTGATTTGTGTTGCATGGAAATCAACATTCTGGAACAAGAATTATTTCTTAAATTCCGTGAGGATCATTAAAGCATAAAAAGACTGACTCAAAAAATAGCAGGATTTATAAGACTGctttaaaaaatatgaaatatgttcgatcaaattataaaatttactACCTTCCTCCATAAATCTAGTtcatataaaacaatatatcatataatagcaaaattttctctctaccaaaaataaataaataactaaataaataaataaataaaagtccaTTTGAGAAACTATGTACAACCCCATCTTGCTTTCCTTATATAATGAATATAAGCCAAAATAAAGAATCTCATATACAAAAAGTATAATTATTCTATGAATTATAAGCTTTGAATCATAAGGTTCCAAAATATGAGACTCAAATAGTAATGGTCAGCATATTTTTCTCGAAAACCAAATAGTACGTGCCATAAAATCATTTTGGACTCCAACCCGTTAGCATTATGATTTACACCGCCACCCGCACAGCAGAAAAAATAAGTTCCAAGTGAGAAGTGTGTAACAGCTCTAATAGTGTCAAATCCTGCAAGATTTGCCACTCCACATTTTCCATTTCATATGTCAGTTAAAAATTTGGTCTTTGCAGAAACAGCGACGCTAATTTGGTATGGTATTTCAGAAATGACGTAAGCAAATAGCATGCAAGCTCTTCGCCCATACCCACTTGCTCAAGTATACCAAACACCATCAAAATCATGCCCCTACTTGAATATAAGAAAGCCCAAAACAACTCGAGATATGAGTTTTAAAGCTGTTATTATTGTATGGTTATTAGGAAAAGTTACATAGAAACTCTCCTAAGGAAGGTTGGCATCCCTAAAATATTTTCTACGTTATCACTGAAAATCAGTCTCGAAACCCTTTGCTGACGTCCTCATCAAACAACCTACCATAATCTCCCAAATCAAGAGAGCTCACCTCATCCTGGCGCCAAAACCAGGTTTCATACTGGTACCACCTCATAAGACCTTCATCCTTGATCATCCTCTGACACGTAGTGCATAAGCTGCTCTGACATTGGAAGAATTCACGTAGCCTTGAAGCTTTTTCAAGGATGGTGTGGTCTAGCTCCCTGAAAACCTGTTTACGTCCTGCAGCTGAAAGGCCCTCCAGAAGAAGGCAGTGCGATATATTGAGCACCTCTAGATTATCCATGAAGTTCAAAATAAGCAGCAGGGCTTCCCTCGTAACTATAGAGCACCGCACGCTCAACACTTTCAGCTTTGGAAGATGGGAAGCAATAGCTGATGCAAAGTGCACATCAAAAGTACCCATGATCTTAAGTTGCGAGAAGTTCTTGCAGCTTCTGCTTATTTCTTCCATGATATAGGGTGGATGAGCGATTGTCGGCATTGTCAGTGATTCCAGCTTTTCCCACCTCTGGATAGCTTGGCAGATTCCAGTTTTAGTGATGCGGTTCCAAGCTGGCATAACTAGCCGTTTGAGATGAGGAGATCTGTTTTGAAGACATAAGTATCAATTTTAGTGATGCACATTCAATATCAATTTTAGTGATGCACATTCAATATCAATTTTAGTGATGCACATTCAATCACAATCAAACCTATGATAACATCATAACAAATAAAGTAAGTTTGTTTCTGGCCGATGTTGATTGCAGTACATCTGACAAGAAAACCACTCAAGCATCtgacaagaaaaatttttacaaCTGGTGCAACCGATGCAAGTATTTTCGAACAGAGATTATGTGCTTATCTATAGTATGCGCACTTTCCATTTGATCATAAATTGGTCATAGTTAGGAGCACATAAAACCACTCAAGCATCTTGATGCATGTCCCAGACAAATACTGTTTCTCAATAAGTGTGTTTCCTGAAGTCAAGCTCTTCTTCACAGGTTCAAAAATTGGGGGCAACTTACACCGTTATACATAATCATCTTTCGGACACGATACAAAATTTTGCTAAGAATAATTTAATGAAACAGAGAAATAAAAACTAATtgtttaaatatgataattACACAACATCAAAACTATGTTTCAATGCAGATAAGTCAAAAAGGAAAAGGCTAGCTTCAGATAAGGAAAATTTTGTGGTCATAGTAGCGACATACTCTGCTAGGATGTAATTTAAAAACAATATTTATGCAAAAGCTTATGACCTTATATTGATGTCTCTCTTTTACCAGAGATTATGAACCAAAAAAATGTTCCCTATGGTAAAAATACATCATTATTAGGACCATTACCTCTCAGAAATGTAACTCAGATGCTCATCCTTCATATACAGATTATAGTGGAATATCATGCAAGTCACGTTTCCTCGACTCAGTGCCATTGCAATCCACAGCACTTGTGTCAGCCTTCTGTCAGACCTTTCGTTCACCCAGATGTACGGTGATGCCCTGGTTTGAATAAAATTGGATTTCAAAAGCCCAAGATCAAGAGTATTCCATATCAATGGATCTGAGCAAGCCAAGCGCCATGACCGACAAACTTGAGAAACTGGAGCCAGCTCAATCATGTTTAATTCCTTGAATATCTTTACTAGGACATCAATTTCCATGTCTTCCCATCTCTTACCAATAGATTTAGTGTCTGCCATCCTTGACAACTCAAGATTCTGGGACCAAAGAAAGGAATTAGTATAATTCACAGATCATCAATTCTTGAAGTCAAAAAAAACCAATGCTCAGAGAGAACATAAATTAACAATTCACATCAACAACACAAATTAACAACATGCCGAAGTATAATTCAGCACAATGATTTACATGTAGTCAACATGTGTAAGGCTATTGCAGTGAATACAGTATTAAGTGCATAGGTCATAACTGCAAATTATAAAGAAGAAATGAATGATATGGTCATACCAAACTATAACCATGTTAATCAAAACCAGTTTTAAACAGATctagttaaaattaaatatacatTAGTTTACATGCTGAAAATATAAACCTAGATCTTaaaattttattcttatttatatatgtattaatgTATTAATGGATAAAAATTAGAATAGTTACTAAGGAGTTATGGTTAGTTTAAAACGCCAAAAGATAAGGAGTTGAGATTTTACTTGTttggaaatttaaatttatgggTAAGAAGATTTTAGCGTCGTCTGGAAACTAATTTGGGTAGTTCGGGTCATTATATATAGGCTCGATAAAGCTCCAGGTTTTAACAAGTATAGGAACTACTTAGCAACAGTGGCATGGATATAACTCTCCTGACACCCCCTGCTTCTCCCCTCTATATCCATCCATGTGGTGTATCTATCTATCTAATTGATGTCTTCCATATTCTTTACCTTCTTTTTCCCCTTCTAATTCTTCTCTTTCTAATGCTTCTTATTCACACCATTGTTTTGTCTCCACCATCTAATTTTAAAGAGGTCAATAACCATTACCCAGTTATGTTCTCGATAATCCGAGGTTTTGGGAGGGGCAAATtggggacaaacctagcatttGGCCCTTTTTATACACAATTTGCATCCGTCAGCCCAAGCCTTTACCATTGTACCAAGCAACGCCCCCTACTTTTAAAGAGGTCGATGAATGTTCCATATATTACTTTGTTCTTATGAATACAAATAGACGAGCTTTTTCTTCATGTCATATCATGTCTAAATGGAAACACGACACAGAGATATCTATTAGGGCTCCTATGATACCCTTTTTCTTTACTCAAGCACTGATCAGTATACCTTCTAGAATTTTCTTCCTATcaaaaactatttattttaaccAAAACCAATTTGGTATTAGATGAAGTTCCTAATCAATTAGGAAGAGCTTATGCTAGTGGTGCAAATCATCTACATAAAAATTCATATCAAAACAAATAAGGCTTCAAGTATCTGTACCAATGGGCACTAGCATAGTTAATACCATTGCCATTctgaaacaaaaacaaaaaaataaaaaataaaaaaatctttttttaacattaaaataatgaaaaagacttcatAGTGTAGCACCAATTCATGTCGGGTGCTAATACAGACCTGGCATGTTATGTGCTTACCGGCACAACCAGCACTTGCAATCTTGAAAACAAGTATATTTCGGTATTTACTTTAACTAGCCTTtgactttgatttgttttagatTAAAACTATTTTGTTCCACGTTCACCGAACTGGTATCGTGATCTATGCTAGTCAGCTACTGATGCAGTATGATACGAGTCCATATCATGCTGTGCCAGAACATACCAAGAcaaggagagggggagagaggatagggaggaagagagagagggaggggaagaggaagagagggagtgaAGGAGggcggggagagagagagagagagaggaaagctGGAGGCAGAAGCACCATGCCACCATCGCCGCCAGTTGAGGCAAAGGGGGGTCGGTgcaagaagagggagagagagaggaagttaGAGGGGTAAACAGGGGATCCGGGAGCTCCCCATGCTTGGCTTAGCCACCGATTAAGCAATGAGATACCGAGGTCTCgatggagggagggggagagagagagggaggatagAAGAGAAGGTTACCTATCAGTGAAGGGTGGAGAGGGCAAAATAACCACGACGCTCAAGCAAATAGGAGGGCGAGATGAAAACCCTCGATGAGCGAAGCAACAAAGTGATGAAGACTTGTCCCTGTTTCGATTTTATGTGCTAAACCGTGCCAGTAACTGATTGGTATGGTTCGTCAACATTCAACAATCCACAATTTCATTGGTTTTCCTactaataaatacataaaaaaaatttgcttatTGGCAAGGTTAACAAAAGCCAATTTTGATGACCTAGGGTTCAGTGAAGGATTAATTAACATGTAAATTAGTTACAAGGTTTTTGTGTGTTCATGTACTTTGATAGATGTGTTTTGGATGGTGGCAGGAGGGGTGGAGTGGTTTTGTGATTAGAAGCCCGAACTCTAGAGTGGTGTTGGCCGAAGGGAGCCTGATCTTAGACATCTCAGTTCCAAGGGTGAAGCTGAGGGCAACATAGGCTGGTTTTAGTCATGCTCGACGTGTGCTGCGGGCCAATGCTATTTTGCCCGAAGATGACTCGGCCACTGTGATTGGTTGGATCCGAGGATATCCTGGCGACATGATGGAAGCCCCTCTTTTGGTAATATAGAAAAACTAAGTATAATTGGTGGGTTGGGTGGTTGGTGATTCAAGAACTACCTCAAGGCATCACCTAAAATCAGGAGAAAATGATAGGTAGAGCTAGGGCTAACTCGGGTTAGCACTTAAACTCTTTCAAGACAAAGTTTGAGCAAAATGCTCCAAGTTTTTTCAGTGATCTAAAaacatgaatacaaaatacaaaAGGCAAATATTTAAAAGCCCCTAAAGACCTCAACAACTTCCTAAATTAAAGaacaattcaaatttcaaaaacaattcaaatttcaaattcaaatttcctAAATTAAAGACGAGTGATCCTCCTTAAATCAAGGAGTATACCAAAACCAAACTTCCTAAAAATAAAAGACTCCATAAGCAAGTAAACTTTCTAAACCAATTTCTACACCAACAATCAAAGAATTTCCTTCTAAAGCCccactcctaaaaaataggaatgtGCCTCCTTAGTCTTTCCTTCTTCCAGgcacttttcttcttttcagccaccaagaATTGCGCCTAGCTCCCATCCATGCGTG
Above is a genomic segment from Phoenix dactylifera cultivar Barhee BC4 chromosome 2, palm_55x_up_171113_PBpolish2nd_filt_p, whole genome shotgun sequence containing:
- the LOC103712113 gene encoding F-box/LRR-repeat protein At3g48880-like; this encodes MADTKSIGKRWEDMEIDVLVKIFKELNMIELAPVSQVCRSWRLACSDPLIWNTLDLGLLKSNFIQTRASPYIWVNERSDRRLTQVLWIAMALSRGNVTCMIFHYNLYMKDEHLSYISERSPHLKRLVMPAWNRITKTGICQAIQRWEKLESLTMPTIAHPPYIMEEISRSCKNFSQLKIMGTFDVHFASAIASHLPKLKVLSVRCSIVTREALLLILNFMDNLEVLNISHCLLLEGLSAAGRKQVFRELDHTILEKASRLREFFQCQSSLCTTCQRMIKDEGLMRWYQYETWFWRQDEVSSLDLGDYGRLFDEDVSKGFRD